The region AAAACCCTGATTAAGATGTCGTGAAATGATTATCGGCGTACGCTATCGTACCCGTTAAATCGGGACAAGAGGTATTGCGGAAGAGTTATACTAATCTATCCAGACGCAACCGGTGCCGATTGTCGCTCAGCCTATACACGCCGCCATAAACTGCAGACAACAGACCCAGTCCCGTGCCGCCCGCGATTAAGAACATGATAAGGATCTGATACTTCACGGCTTCCACCGGGGGGATACCAGCGAGAATTTGTCCTGTCATCATACCAGGAAGCGACACAATGCCGGCTGCCGCCATGGCATTTATAATAGGGATCAATCCTGTTCGAACCGCTTCGCGGACGATGCCACTCATTGCGGTGCGAATATCGTGGCCAAGTGCCAGACGTGCCTCTACCGCACTCTTTTCCCGAACTGCCCCTGTAATAAGGGCGTTCAACCCCAAGGCGACGCCGTTCATGGTGTTGCCAAGAATCATCCCCAACAATGGCAAGGCGTATCTCGGGTCATACCAGGGGTCAGGCTTAATCTGCGTGGTGAGCGCCAACACTGTGACGATAAGCCCAGCCGCCATCATGCTGGATGTTCCCAGACCATAGGTCCACCACCCGGAAAAACGTTTGCGTTGGCGGGCCGATGCCTCGTGACCGGCGAACAGTACCATGATCAGCGCCGCAACCGCTGTCCACAAGGGCGAAACGAGGGCGAACAGAGTTTTTAGAACCAATCCCATGAGGCTGAGTTGAACGACCATTCGTGCCGCTGCGATCAAAAGCTGACGTTCCAACCCGAGCCCAAGCATAAGGGAGAGGCCGCCGTTTATAATGACGAGCAATGATGCGAGAGCTAAGTCGGTTGCGCCGAGGGTGATAAAATTCACGATGCCAGCCTACCATCTACCAGCCCGCCATTTATAAGCGCGAGTTTGCGGGTGGCCAGCCTTTCAGTTTGTCCGGGGTCGTGGGTCACGAACAGAATGGCGGCACCGTTTTCTGCACGTTGCAGTAACATTTCCTCGACAACCCGGGTCGAGTCAGGATCCAAGCCTGAGGTAGGTTCATCCAGAAGCATGATGTCTGGAGCGAGCAAAAGTACGCGGGTCAGCGCCAAACGTTGCTTCTCACCTGTGGAAAGCCTGGAAACAGGCCAAGTTAGGATATCGCTGGGCAATCCCAATCTTTTGAGCAAATCTAATGCGTGATCCGGCTCAGAGAAATGGTCGCCCACGACATCCGTCCACCATCCCGAATCGGTTGGTAGGTAACAAACGTGTCTGCGCCACTGCGGTGCGGGTAGGGTGGAACGATGAATCCCATCTAATTCAACGTCCCCTTTGTGGGGATCAAGATCGGCAAGCGCTCTAAGAAAAACCGTCTTTCCGGCACCTGACGGACCAGACAACGCCACCAGTTCACCGGATGATAAGGAAAAATCCAGAGGTCCCAGATGGAGTCTTGTCAGGGCGCGGACGATAAACACCGGTCAGACAGCCTTTTTTCATATCATGGGGATACCAAAATTTACCCTATAATGATAATGCATAATTACAATGTATCTGGGCAAATGATTATCCTGCAAAATATTAATTCCTGTGCGGTTGGTCGGAGAGAAGTAATTCGCGGAACGAAAGCTTATGTGGCGTGACCTCGTAGGGTCGAAAGCGGCTCTAGAATCCACTCCAAAGGAAAATTGTGGGTTTTCCGCCACACGAGAACCATAGTCGATACGTGCGTGGAGAGGGGATTGGCAGTAACATATGTTTGTTAAACAGCTCGTCTCGGCCCTTTAAGGAACACATAAAAAATGCCGAAAAGCTATATCAGGCATGGGTTACAGCTAGATTTATGTGCGATCAATTTGCCAATTTCTCGAATGTTAGTGGATTGCCCCTCAATAAGATGTGTTGCAAAAGAAACACACGCCTCTCATGAAAATCTCAAAAGAGCCACGATATTCTTGAATTCCGCGCTGGAATGTCGAGACTACAACTAACTTCTCTAGGTATTAGGGGGTGTCGGCGCGGTGAAGAAGCCAACGATAAGGCGAAACACAGTCGGTGAACCTAAGGAACGGGAGTTATTTCAAGGCCAAGTCGAAAGCAATTTTAAAGTTGTTGAGATGAGGCCAGATTTCTCAAGGGACAAAAAAGGATTAAATTGTCATGAAAAGCTACAAAGGTTTACTGCTTGGGGCAGTCGCCGCTTCGGTCTTCGCCGCAGGCGCTTTGGTTACCCCCGCACAGGCTGACGGCAGCGCTGTCTTAGGCCACAAAAAAGGTAATTTCTACCTCAAGTCAAAGGACGGCAACTACAGCGTTCTTCCTGGTATGAAGTTCCAGTTTGATAGTACGAATGCTCTAACTGACGATTCGTTCACTGCGAACGTTGATACCCGCCAGCTCGACATTCCTAGAATTCACTTCGGCTTTAAAGGTCGTGCAGGTAGCCCGAACTTGACGTACAGCATGCTCTTTAACGTTGAAGGTGGCGCATTCATCGATGCTCAAGTGAACTACAAGTTCATCCCTGAAGTTCAGGTTAAAGTCGGTAACTACAAGTCACTCGGCGTCAGCGCTGGTAACCGTTATAGCAGCAGCAGCGGATGGTTGGTTGATGATCCTAATGGCGCTGGTGATGTCGCATCCGGTCGTAATATCGGTATCTCTCTTAGAGGTACGGTTGCTAAGGTTCTGTCATATGAAGCCAAGCTTTCTAATGGCGCCGGTAACGGTGTTGAGACTGCGAGCCAAGCTGTTATGTATGATTTTGGTTTATCCTATCAGCCGTTTGGTCGGTATGGTGCACTTAACCAGCCTGATTATTCCGCCAAGAACAAGCTTCGCGCTGTGGTACAAGTCGGTTATCAAGGTGCTCAAGGTGCGGTTGGCTCTGGTGACTACGCTGCCTATGCCGCTGCAGCGACCTCTGGCACAGCCGATTTGAAATATTGGCATGCTTTGGTTGGCGTGAAATATGCTGGTTTGCACCTGACTGGTACATACGAGCATGGTAACTTCCAAACAGATTCTGTAGGTTTTGACAGTGCTAGCCAAAACGGTCGTCGGCAATACGTGTGGATGGCTGCTGCTTCCTACATGGTCGTTCCGAAGAAGGTTCCTTTCGCGATTACGTATACCGTACACAACAGAGACACCCAACAGAACACGTCTGGCGATTCCAACGGCGGCGCAGTTAACGTTGCTGGCGGTATTGAGCGGCAGTGGGGCTTTGGTGCGGCATATCTCATCAATGGCCACAAAAACAAGCTTCATTTTTCGTATGACAGAATTTCTACCCATACGAATGCTGCAGCGATTGATGGTTCAGATAACAACACCATCGAAAACGACACCTTCAAGCTTCGTTGGCAGGTTTTGTTCTAAAAACAGCCAACAAAATAATATAACCGTGTAGGGTTTTAACTCCCCACAAGGTTCAAGACTTAAACCCCCGCTTCGGCGGGGGTTTTTTTTGACTGAGATTATGAAGAACCTTGTAAATTAACCCGCAAAAACTAATGAACGTTAGCGAGCATTAATCCAAATCAAATGCTGATTTGTAAATTTTCTTAAGGGGGCCCCAACGCTCTTTTCTGAGTAGACAATTACCAATAGCCAAAACATCTAGCCCTATACCCGTAAAGCAATTGATTGCGTCTTCATGCGAACAATCGATCTGGTCCGTTCCTCTGTTCCCTCTGTCAGCTAGATCAAGAGAATTCCTAATGGAACTACAACCAGTCTAGGGATTTCTTAGAAGGAGAAGCTCCAATGAGTATCTGGAACATTGGTAACGGGTCTGACGTGACCGTGAATTAATATGATAAAAATACGGCGGCACTCTTACCAGAGTGGGTAAATATCATTCGGCGCAGCATCTTTTTTAATTTTTTTCCGCCGATAAATGAAGAAAATTGTAAGGACGATCAACCCGCCAATGACGGCATAAATGAGCCAGTTATCCACAATTTCCTCACAAATTATTTCTGCAACGCTTGTGTACTTATACTGACTCTGAAATAAATTGTCGAGGTGGAGATTCCTGCCGCGTGATTGACGTTAATCGCATCGTCAGACAGCCTATTTTCCCTCAATTGCTTTCTCAACAAACGGCAGCATGGCGTCGGCGATCATCTCATTTGCATCTTCGGAAACATGGAAAGGATCAATGTAGCAGCCTTCCTCAACGTCATCCAACACGCCACTTATGTCGATTGTATTGCTGCGGTCTGTAAAAAACGAATCGGATTTTCGAGTTTGGTATACCGTGGAAAAGATGGGCCGACGAAGATTAGGCTTTGCCGTTCCTTCGTACTGATATTTTTCTTCATGCTCGGTTAGCGACTTCTTGCTCACCAGCGATGGTTGCCAAAAGAAAAGTGTCTCAAATCCCCAATCCTTCGCAATGGCATCAATTATTCGAACATTATCCCGATATTGTTCGACGATTTTGATGCTTAAGGGCTCAATATCTTCCTCACGTAACAAGGTGTATTCTTTTAATTTCGGTTTGATAAGTGCGAACACGAGCCCAATTTCTTTCAGGCGTCGTAAGGTCCGCGGGATCAATGCTTTTATGCCTTCTTCGATCAGTTCATTACGTCGTGAAAAATGCAAAATATTAAATTCTTCGCGCCGATTGTGTTCGTTAAACATTCGGTCGGCCTGACCTGTTTGTTCAGCGGGAATAATTTCGTTTATGCCGTCATAATACAATGCCAGATCCGGCACCGAATGTTTCTTCAATGCCTGAATAAGCGAGATAACTTCCTGCGTAGAAGAATGGCCGGGTTGGCCAAAATTTGTAATCTCTACGTTCTTGCCCAAGGCTTGCAGTTTTCGCGCAAGAATAGAGGGAATTGTCATTTCATCCCGCGATCCAACGCCAAGCAATGTCGATCCACCAAACGCAAAAATTCGGATGGGTTTGCCGCTAAGGTTGATCGAATTACCCGCATCGGTGTTTCGGATACCATCTTCATTTATCTTGAAATAGGTCAAGTTCATTGGGTGTTGCCACCATTGTACGAATGGTGCCCAAACGACTTTAGCTTCCTTCTGATACTCTGTGAAATACGTGTGTGCCCAATCCTTGTCGCGGAAAAAGTCGGCGTTAGAACTGGAATCGAGGGTATTGGCGGACTTTCCACGCAGCCGTCGGCTTGTTTTCTTTATGAGCGGAATACCGAACTCAATAAAGACAACAAACACCACAATTAGGCCAAGGACGGCCCATACGCTCCTCCAAGATTCCCAAAACACCTGTTCCCACCCGTTCATTTTCGGTCGTCTCCTACGGCTTGGCTGGTGCTGAAAACTCCGGGGCTCATTTTAATTTCTTCAAGCGAATTGGCCGGTATTTTTTGAGGGCGCTTCAGACAGTCGTTCCAAAGATAACACATTGTTTTTATTGGGTAAATATTGGTCGGGGTGATAGGATTTGAACCTACGGCTTCATCGTCCCGAACGATGCACTCTACCAGACTGAGCTACACCCCGTTTATGTCTTGCGGTCGCGTTTATAACGCCCGTGCTACTTGAGGGCAAGGAGCCCTCCTAAATATATTAGCCGGGCGAATTAGTAAGCGCGGTCGATACAGAAGTCGATGAGGTCGATCAGCGCTGCTTTCTCGGGCTTGTCCGGGAAAATTCCTAATGCATCTCGTCCGATGGCGCCATAATGGCGGGCGCGTTCGACGGTATCGGACAGGGCGTTGTGTCTTTCCATCAGTTCAATGGCGTGGTTCAGGTCGCTATCGGTTTGTTCCAGCTTCTCCGTTGTCCTTCGCCAGAAATTGCGTTCTTCCTCATCACCCCGATGAAAAGCCAGGATGATTGGAAGGGTGATCTTGCCTTCCTTAAAATCATCGCCGATGGTTTTGCCTAATTCTGCCTGCTTGGCTGAATAATCCAGCATGTCGTCGATCAACTGAAAAGCGATGCCGAGGTTCAGGCCGAATGTTTCCAAGGCTTCTTCTTCGACTTTAGGACGGTCCGCAACAACCGCCCCGATGCGACACGCGGCGGCAAACAATTGTGCAGTTTTCGCGGTGATGACATCCAAATAGGCTGCTTCACCAGTTTCTGTGTCATTTGCCGTAATCAATTGCGCCACTTCGCCTTCGGCGATCATGGCGGAAGCACGCGACAGAATAGCTAAAACATCTAACGAGCCGTCTTCGACCATCAATTCAAACGACCGGCTGAATAGAAAATCACCAACCAATACGCTGGCCTTATTCCCCCAGACTGAATTTGCCGTCGCGAATCCGCGTCGCAGATCACTTTCGTCAACCACGTCGTCATGCAATAGGGTCGCTGTGTGGATGAACTCGACACAGGCGGCGAGCCCGGTATGGCGTTCACCTTCGTAACCGCATAACCGGGACGAAGCCAACGTCAGCATCGGTCGAAGCCGCTTGCCTCCAGCCGCAACAATGTGCCCGGCCAATTGCGGGATCAAGGCAACAGGCGAATCCATCCGTTCAATGATTTGCCGATTAACGATCTTCAGGTCGTCTGCGACCAGTTCCGTTAAGGCATCGAGAGACGGTTTGTCTTTTCGCTGGCCCTCTAGGCTAACAACTACACCCACGTTAAGCTTTCCCCCTTGAGCTTCGTAACAACCACAGGCAGCATAGGAAGTGCCCCCGTATTCGGTCAAGCATGCTCTTTCGTTTCAGGCTTCTGAAAAAAGGCTTTAATATTAATACCATGGTCGAATTGGTTCGCACAAATAACCTGGTAATGCTGTCCTGGCTGGTGGCCCAACTGCGTGAGGAGAACATTGAGCCGGTGATCTTGGATTACAACATCAGCATTGTCGAAGGCAGCATCGGCGCCTTTCCCAAGCGGGTCATGGTAGATGAAGTCGATTATCCTCAGGCACGGGTGATCTTGGCCGAAGCCGAGGCCATCGAAAGAAAGCCTCAGCCGTCAAAAGATGAGCCGTCATGAAAGATGGGCCGTCATGACGGTTGAAACGACTGAGGATGCTCTTCTGGGGGGGCGGGTGAAATTCACTCAGCCCAAGTCCGGCTATCGGGCCGCTATTGATCCGGTATTGCTGGCCGCCGCCGTCAACGCCAAAGGAAATAAGAAAATCCTAGATGTAGGCATTGGTGCCGGGGCGGCGGCTTTATGCTTGGCGGCACGCCTGCCAAAGATTCAAATCGCAGGCATTGAAATTCAAGAAGAACTGGCCAAGCTCGCGCGTCACAATGCTGAGATTAACGAATTTTCAGAACGAATCGAGGTGACCCATGCGGATGTGTTGTTCCCTCCCAAGAATTTGGCTCCAGGTACATTCGACCATGTCATGACCAACCCGCCGTTTGTCGAACATAGCCGAGGCCGGGGTTCGCCGAATTCAAGCAAAGCGCTGGCCAACTTCGAAAGCTCGGTGCCTTTGGAAATTTGGATAAAATTTTGCCTGTCGATGCTTCGGCGCAAGGGAACGCTGACTATGATTCACAGGGCCGACCGTATGCATGAGGTGTTGACGGCATTGGCAGGCCAGGCTGGCGAAGCGATTGTGTATCCGCTTTGGCCAGGGCCGGATAAAAAACCCTCGAAGCGGTTCCTGATCAGCTGCCGGAAGGGTGTGCGGACGCCGATGTTGTTGTCCACGGGCCTGATTCTTCATCAGGCGGATGGAAGCTATACCGCATCAGCGGATAAAATTTTGCGGGACGGTGAGACGCTTGATCTTTCCGAAACTGTTTCGGCCTTTGACCAATAGGGCGGGGCGCTTTAAAAGAGTCACATGTTCGGATTTAGTCTTCTCAAACTCGCAGTCTTAGGCATCATCGTGCTTGGGGTCTGGCACGGCTTCAAATGGTTCAACCGCTATCAACAAATTAAGGACGCGGAAACCCAGGCCCAAGTGCGCCAACAAACCGGCGAGAGTCCCCCGTCTGATAATGCCGAAGAAATGGTGAAGTGCAGCCAGTGCGGCTCATTTGTTATGGCAAGTGCGGCAAAATCTTGTGGTCAAGACGGGTGCCCGTATTAGGGCCTATAATTAAAGTTCGCCATACGCATCCAAAAATTTCTGTAATTCATCCGCCCATCCCTGCCAATCAACAGACGGCGCGCGGTGGCCGTTGTCGCTGTCGAGTTCAAAAAATTTCGCATTAACGCCTGCGCCCTGGAGAATCTTCATCGTGTCTGGTGCGATAGAGGGTGGGAATAAATTATCGGTGCGGGACAGGACGTAGAGGAGAGGTGCTTTAATTGCCGAAACCTTCTCCCGAACATCAAATTGGATGACTGCCTTGCGCAGCACGATAAGTGAGTTGGCATCAAACTGATCTGCCCAGGGTTCGGCGAGATCAACCAATCGCTGCTCGATGATGTCTGAGTTATCGCCCACTTCTTCGCGAATTTTAGTATCAAACCCATAGTTCTTTAGGGTTTCGATTCGCTGTTTGAGCAATTCTGCAAAAACGCCGCCGTCTTTCTTGTTGTCGTAATACTGACCATGATTCCAGCCAGGGCATTGGCTAAAGCGCGCGATGAGAGCGTCCACCGTGCCCTGGTCACCGCGCCCCCTGAGGTCGCTAACGGTCACGACAACTGCACGCACCTGATCAGGAAAGTGCGCTGCTCGATCAAAGGCGAGGTGCCCCCCCAACGAATTACCCATAACAGCAGCTAACTGTTTTACCCCAAGGTGTTCCAGCAGGCGGTTCTCAGCATTCACCATGTCGCCAACAGTAATGTCAGGGAAGTCGAGGCCATAGGGTTGTTCGGTCTCAGGATTTGTACTGGCAGGCCCGGTACTGCCGTAGGAGGACCCCAGCAAGTTAGCGGCGACAACGAAATAACGCCCTGTATCGACGGCCTTGCCGGGGCCGATTAATCCTTGAAACCAGCCTTTATCATCGCCGGCGGCGTGTGGATTATTGGTGTATCCATGAGACACCAATACCGCGTTATCACCGGCATCGTTGAGTGCGCCCCAGGTTTCATAGGCGACGGTTAATTCAGCCAGTTCACCGCCGTTTTCAAGCGCCAAGGCGCTGCTGTTAAAAATCTTCGATGTCGGCAGTATCATGGTTTCATTCTTCCTAATATCCTTGATTTTACCCCTGTCAGGTCTGACAGTGTGTACTCGCTTAATTCAGCGGAGCAAGCGCTTTTCGCCATGCAAAATGCTGCCTTTCAATTATCGGCTCTATCGGAGCACACAGGTGCCGCGGTCGAAGGGATCGACCTGTCGGAGCCCGTGGATGAAGCAACGCGCAGGGACCTCAATCAGGCATTTGCTGAAAACTCGGTTTTGGTAATTCGAAATCAAACCCTAACGGCGCAACAGTTTGTCGGCGCAGTTGAGAATTTCGGCGACATATTCCAACAGCACAATACCCGCTTTGCCCTGCCGGAATGCCCGCAAATTCACTATCTATCGAATAAAGACCACTATGAGGATGGCAAGCGTTATATCCCGGGAGAGGGGTATCATACCGACCATTCAAACGACGCCGTGCCGCCGAAGGCGACGGTGCTGCTGGCCGTTGAATTGCCAGACAAAGGCGGCGACACCCAGTACGTCAACATGCACGAAGCGTATGAAGGTCTACCGGATGATATGAAGGAACGGATCGCTGACCTTAAGGGCATCCACGTTTATCAAAGCAAGCACAGTGAACGCAAACTGATGGCCCTGTCGCCTGAAAGACAGAAGCAGGTTGCTCAGACCGTCGTGCATCCGATTGTAAAGACCCACCCAGTGACCGGTCGGAAATCGCTGTTTATCAACCCAATTCGCATTGAAGAGATCATCGGCATGCCGGATTCTGAGGCATTGCCCTTACTTGATGAACTGCTGGCCCATGCCATCCAGGAAAAGTATCAGTACCGCCACAAATGGCAGCAAGGCGATCTTGCGATGTGGGATAACCGTTGTCTTTTGCACAAAGCCAATGGCGATTACGATCATGACCAGACAAGATATCTCTACCGCGTCATGCTTAAGGACGATGCGTAAACTGATTTGAGGAGGGGGCCGTGAACGAAATACGCATCTTATCGCCGACGGGCGTTATCGGATCGGGCTTTCGCGAAGAATCATTCCAGCGAGGCGTCGACCTAAACCCTCATTTCATCGCCTGCGACGCCGGCTCCACAGATGGTGGCCCGGCTTTTCTGGGTGGCGGCGTCCCACATTTTGCCTGGGAAGGAACCAAGCGGGACCTGCGGCTGATGATGCTGGCCCGTCATGAGTTGGGTATTCCCCTCATTTTAGGGTCCTGTGGTACCGGTGGCGGAGATGCAGGTTTGGCATGGATGCGGGAGATCGCCCTCGAAATTGCGCGCGAGGAAGGCCTTAAATTCAAGCTCGCCTGCGTGCATAGCGAACAGGATAAAGACTACGTGAAGCGCCGCCTCAAGGAAGGCCGGATCGAACCCTTACACCCAGCCCCCCATTTTGACGAAGACACCATCGATCGCGCCACCCACATCGTTGGCATGATGGGGCCAGAGCCTATTGCCGCCGCGATAGAGGCCGGGGCGGATATGGTGCTGGCGGGACGGGCCTCAGACACGTCCCTGTTCGCCGCTGTTCCGATGATACATCAGGCCAACATGGGTCTCGCCTGGCATTTGGCCAAGATCGTCGAATGCGGGGCCGCCTGTGTGGTTCAGCGGAAACGTCCCGATAGCGTCTTTGCGTGGCTGCGGGAAGATCATTTTGTCATCGAGCCGTTGGACCTCGATAACCGCTGCACACCACAAAGCGTTGCCTCGCATACGCTGTACGAGAACGCAGACCCTTTCTTGATTACAGAACCCGGTGGCACCATCGTCACCACGGATGCACGCTATGAGGCGGAGACGGATCGTTCCGTGCGGGTCACAGGGTCGCGGTTTGAGCCTGCGGATCGCTATTCGATTAAGCTGGAAGGTGCTGAGCGCGTGGGGCATCAGTTCGTCATCATCGGCGGCGTGCGTGATCCCTACATTTTGAAGCAACTGGACAGCT is a window of Rhodospirillaceae bacterium DNA encoding:
- the fetB gene encoding iron export ABC transporter permease subunit FetB — its product is MNFITLGATDLALASLLVIINGGLSLMLGLGLERQLLIAAARMVVQLSLMGLVLKTLFALVSPLWTAVAALIMVLFAGHEASARQRKRFSGWWTYGLGTSSMMAAGLIVTVLALTTQIKPDPWYDPRYALPLLGMILGNTMNGVALGLNALITGAVREKSAVEARLALGHDIRTAMSGIVREAVRTGLIPIINAMAAAGIVSLPGMMTGQILAGIPPVEAVKYQILIMFLIAGGTGLGLLSAVYGGVYRLSDNRHRLRLDRLV
- a CDS encoding TauD/TfdA family dioxygenase; amino-acid sequence: MYSLNSAEQALFAMQNAAFQLSALSEHTGAAVEGIDLSEPVDEATRRDLNQAFAENSVLVIRNQTLTAQQFVGAVENFGDIFQQHNTRFALPECPQIHYLSNKDHYEDGKRYIPGEGYHTDHSNDAVPPKATVLLAVELPDKGGDTQYVNMHEAYEGLPDDMKERIADLKGIHVYQSKHSERKLMALSPERQKQVAQTVVHPIVKTHPVTGRKSLFINPIRIEEIIGMPDSEALPLLDELLAHAIQEKYQYRHKWQQGDLAMWDNRCLLHKANGDYDHDQTRYLYRVMLKDDA
- a CDS encoding DUF2007 domain-containing protein; the encoded protein is MVELVRTNNLVMLSWLVAQLREENIEPVILDYNISIVEGSIGAFPKRVMVDEVDYPQARVILAEAEAIERKPQPSKDEPS
- a CDS encoding alpha/beta fold hydrolase — translated: MILPTSKIFNSSALALENGGELAELTVAYETWGALNDAGDNAVLVSHGYTNNPHAAGDDKGWFQGLIGPGKAVDTGRYFVVAANLLGSSYGSTGPASTNPETEQPYGLDFPDITVGDMVNAENRLLEHLGVKQLAAVMGNSLGGHLAFDRAAHFPDQVRAVVVTVSDLRGRGDQGTVDALIARFSQCPGWNHGQYYDNKKDGGVFAELLKQRIETLKNYGFDTKIREEVGDNSDIIEQRLVDLAEPWADQFDANSLIVLRKAVIQFDVREKVSAIKAPLLYVLSRTDNLFPPSIAPDTMKILQGAGVNAKFFELDSDNGHRAPSVDWQGWADELQKFLDAYGEL
- a CDS encoding SGNH/GDSL hydrolase family protein; this translates as MNGWEQVFWESWRSVWAVLGLIVVFVVFIEFGIPLIKKTSRRLRGKSANTLDSSSNADFFRDKDWAHTYFTEYQKEAKVVWAPFVQWWQHPMNLTYFKINEDGIRNTDAGNSINLSGKPIRIFAFGGSTLLGVGSRDEMTIPSILARKLQALGKNVEITNFGQPGHSSTQEVISLIQALKKHSVPDLALYYDGINEIIPAEQTGQADRMFNEHNRREEFNILHFSRRNELIEEGIKALIPRTLRRLKEIGLVFALIKPKLKEYTLLREEDIEPLSIKIVEQYRDNVRIIDAIAKDWGFETLFFWQPSLVSKKSLTEHEEKYQYEGTAKPNLRRPIFSTVYQTRKSDSFFTDRSNTIDISGVLDDVEEGCYIDPFHVSEDANEMIADAMLPFVEKAIEGK
- a CDS encoding ATP-binding cassette domain-containing protein codes for the protein MFIVRALTRLHLGPLDFSLSSGELVALSGPSGAGKTVFLRALADLDPHKGDVELDGIHRSTLPAPQWRRHVCYLPTDSGWWTDVVGDHFSEPDHALDLLKRLGLPSDILTWPVSRLSTGEKQRLALTRVLLLAPDIMLLDEPTSGLDPDSTRVVEEMLLQRAENGAAILFVTHDPGQTERLATRKLALINGGLVDGRLAS
- a CDS encoding methyltransferase — encoded protein: MTVETTEDALLGGRVKFTQPKSGYRAAIDPVLLAAAVNAKGNKKILDVGIGAGAAALCLAARLPKIQIAGIEIQEELAKLARHNAEINEFSERIEVTHADVLFPPKNLAPGTFDHVMTNPPFVEHSRGRGSPNSSKALANFESSVPLEIWIKFCLSMLRRKGTLTMIHRADRMHEVLTALAGQAGEAIVYPLWPGPDKKPSKRFLISCRKGVRTPMLLSTGLILHQADGSYTASADKILRDGETLDLSETVSAFDQ
- a CDS encoding acyclic terpene utilization AtuA family protein — its product is MNEIRILSPTGVIGSGFREESFQRGVDLNPHFIACDAGSTDGGPAFLGGGVPHFAWEGTKRDLRLMMLARHELGIPLILGSCGTGGGDAGLAWMREIALEIAREEGLKFKLACVHSEQDKDYVKRRLKEGRIEPLHPAPHFDEDTIDRATHIVGMMGPEPIAAAIEAGADMVLAGRASDTSLFAAVPMIHQANMGLAWHLAKIVECGAACVVQRKRPDSVFAWLREDHFVIEPLDLDNRCTPQSVASHTLYENADPFLITEPGGTIVTTDARYEAETDRSVRVTGSRFEPADRYSIKLEGAERVGHQFVIIGGVRDPYILKQLDSWLEQLLERFKERVMDLFGDDVGDDDYSIVPRVFGRDAVMGPLEPTPNVGHEVGIIFELTGPDRQIAHALAQTFSHLALHFPIPEWQGLITGLAQPYTPAELDKGEVYRFCVNHVVYPDDPCEMFRTEFEEV
- a CDS encoding polyprenyl synthetase family protein, with translation MGVVVSLEGQRKDKPSLDALTELVADDLKIVNRQIIERMDSPVALIPQLAGHIVAAGGKRLRPMLTLASSRLCGYEGERHTGLAACVEFIHTATLLHDDVVDESDLRRGFATANSVWGNKASVLVGDFLFSRSFELMVEDGSLDVLAILSRASAMIAEGEVAQLITANDTETGEAAYLDVITAKTAQLFAAACRIGAVVADRPKVEEEALETFGLNLGIAFQLIDDMLDYSAKQAELGKTIGDDFKEGKITLPIILAFHRGDEEERNFWRRTTEKLEQTDSDLNHAIELMERHNALSDTVERARHYGAIGRDALGIFPDKPEKAALIDLIDFCIDRAY